The following coding sequences lie in one Aspergillus luchuensis IFO 4308 DNA, chromosome 8, nearly complete sequence genomic window:
- a CDS encoding phosphatidylserine decarboxylase family protein (COG:I;~EggNog:ENOG410PKI5;~InterPro:IPR022237,IPR003817;~PFAM:PF12588,PF02666;~go_function: GO:0004609 - phosphatidylserine decarboxylase activity [Evidence IEA];~go_process: GO:0008654 - phospholipid biosynthetic process [Evidence IEA]): MPSTLDAHHEWLGGVIAHVDSKESHDLHPVIQEFQDLIENNTRVYLLISAMFNELPRNRTYSKDPTGCPQMQDYKHMLRVLNHLITTAPSWNDFSHRVGLVGLPINAVLDWPMGTPSGYAAFLDPDVNRMIKKVLNAWGDFLKSPESAKVLDDSKYGWFGETAKSDLEEVGNVQKTNYSFEELYVCDPSAEHHGFNSWDHFFTRLFREGIRPVASPSDDKVIANACESQPYKVAYDVKARDQFWIKSQPYSVYDMVGCDPLAKQFEGGTVYQAFLSALSYHRWHAPVSGKIVKAYVVDGTYYSEPLFEGIGDPDPSNQHGIDSAGEVMSQEYLTATATRAVIFIECDNPDIGLMAFLGVGMCEVSTCEITVSEGQHVSKGDQIGMFHFGGSTHCLLFRKGVNVQGFPSPKLRHNVPVRSQLAVVG; encoded by the coding sequence ATGCCTTCTACACTCGATGCCCATCATGAATGGCTGGGAGGTGTCATTGCACATGTCGACAGCAAGGAATCTCATGACCTTCATCCCGTGATTCAGGAATTCCAGGACCTCATTGAAAACAACACTCGCGTATACCTGCTCATCTCCGCCATGTTTAACGAGCTCCCTCGAAACAGAACGTACTCTAAGGATCCTACCGGCTGTCCCCAAATGCAGGACTACAAGCACATGTTACGTGTGCTGAACCATCTCATAACCACTGCCCCCTCATGGAACGACTTTTCTCACCGTGTAGGACTGGTCGGGTTGCCTATTAATGCGGTCTTGGATTGGCCGATGGGTACTCCGAGTGGTTATGCTGCGTTCCTGGATCCAGATGTCAACCGCATGATTAAGAAGGTGCTTAATGCATGGGGCGATTTCCTCAAGTCACCTGAATCAGCTAAGGTGCTGGATGATTCGAAGTACGGGTGGTTTGGCGAGACAGCCAAGTCTGatctggaggaggtgggcAATGTGCAGAAGACGAACTATTCGTTCGAGGAGTTGTATGTCTGCGACCCGTCGGCAGAGCATCATGGCTTCAACTCTTGGGATCATTTCTTCACTCGGTTGTTCCGAGAGGGTATCCGTCCCGTTGCCTCACCCAGTGACGACAAGGTCATTGCCAATGCGTGTGAGTCGCAGCCATACAAGGTCGCGTATGATGTTAAGGCGCGCGATCAGTTCTGGATCAAGAGCCAGCCATACTCGGTATACGATATGGTGGGGTGTGATCCGTTGGCCAAGCAGTTCGAGGGCGGCACGGTCTACCAGGCGTTCTTGAGTGCATTGAGCTATCACCGCTGGCATGCACCGGTGTCCGGGAAGATCGTCAAGGCGTATGTCGTGGATGGAACGTACTATTCTGAGCCGTTGTTCGAGGGCATCGGAGACCCGgatccatccaaccaacaTGGGATTGATAGTGCTGGTGAGGTCATGTCTCAGGAATACCTGACCGCCACGGCAACACGTGCTGTTATATTTATCGAGTGCGACAACCCTGATATTGGGCTCATGGCGTTCCTGGGCGTGGGCATGTGCGAGGTCTCGACCTGTGAGATTACCGTCTCCGAGGGCCAGCATGTGTCCAAGGGTGATCAGATTGGTATGTTCCATTTCGGTGGCTCCACGCATTGTCTGCTCTTCCGGAAGGGGGTCAATGTCCAGGGATTCCCATCGCCTAAGCTGCGACATAACGTGCCTGTCAGAAGCCagctggcggtggtgggttgA
- a CDS encoding aminotransferase class I/II-fold pyridoxal phosphate-dependent enzyme (COG:E;~EggNog:ENOG410PFSG;~InterPro:IPR004839,IPR015424,IPR015421,IPR015422;~PFAM:PF00155;~go_function: GO:0003824 - catalytic activity [Evidence IEA];~go_function: GO:0030170 - pyridoxal phosphate binding [Evidence IEA];~go_process: GO:0009058 - biosynthetic process [Evidence IEA]), which produces MSIGRDILCQKLQVLLDRRRAEGRLYEPGSPDEFEGTVDFGSNDTLSLSASGLLTEAFLHQLERHPHFTIGTNSSRCFEGTKRFILDIERDLAHFHNSEDAIFFGSGYDANSAIFSAIPQPGDFIVFDELVHSSIREGMRLGRAKSISFRHNDSLSLRQRLEEVRDQNSEVAEGKRLVYIPIESIYSMDGDVAPLHEIVKVAYDTLPRGNYILSIDEAHSNGIIGPHGSGVVSLYGLENEFSIRLHTCGKALASSGAVVLCNSTIKEALINYGRNIIFTTAPSFTTVAAVRAAYEILATQEGHRRQQRLQENIWYFYYTLTKHPQWEDTKQRSILTLPTEKTWYTRPFKSPIVPVITKPKQSHNLCKRLRRAGYWVNSVGYPTVPKGTGRVRLMIHADNTREEMDGVIQLIMKWATEQYQPVESVQIMAKM; this is translated from the exons ATGAGCATCGGAAGAGATATTCTTTGTCAAAAACTCCAAGTCTTGCTGGACCGCCGTCGCGCGGAGGGAAGATTATATGAGCCAGGCTCGCCAGACGAGTTTGAAGGGACAGTGGACTTTGGATCAAATGATACATTGTCCCTCTCAGCGTCCGGACTCTTGACCGAGGCTTTTCTTCACCAGCTTGAAAGACATCCCCATTTCACTATTGGGACCAATTCCTCGCGTTGCTTCGAGGGCACAAAGCGATTCATATTGGATATTGAACGTGATCTGGCTCATTTTCACAATTCCGAGGACGCTATATTTTTTGGATCCGGGTATGATGCCAATAGCGCCATCTTCTCCGCGATTCCGCAGCCCGGGGACTTCATTGTCTTCGACGAGCTAGTGCATTCTAGCATTCGCGAGGGCATGCGGCTGGGACGAGCTAAGAGCATTTCCTTCCGTCACAACGACAGCCTTTCTCTGCGACAACGCTTGGAAGAGGTCCGGGACCAAAATTCTGAAGTGGCAGAAGGTAAACGACTTGTGTATATCCCAATCGAGTCAATCTATAGCATGGATGGAGATGTGGCTCCTCTTCACGAGATTGTAAAGGTTGCCTATGACACTCTGCCTCGAGGGAACTATATCCTTTCAATCGACGAAGCACATTCTAATGGCATCATTGGGCCACATGGCTCAGGAGTCGTCTCATTGTATGGACTTGAGAATGAGTTCTCGATCAGGTTACATACCTGTGGAAAAGCACTGGCGTCATCGGGAG CGGTGGTATTATGCAATTCGACAATCAAAGAAGCACTAATCAACTATGGGCGGAACATCATATTCACCACGGCGCCATCTTTCACAACCGTGGCAGCTGTTCGCGCAGCCTATGAGATACTGGCCACCCAGGAAGGACACAGG CGCCAGCAACGTCTGCAAGAGAACATATGGTACTTCTATTATACCTTGACAAAACACCCTCAGTGGGAGGATACCAAACAGCGAAGCATCCTTACCCTGCCCACTGAGAAAACATGGTATACCAGGCCATTCAAGTCACCGATAGTTCCAGTAATCACGAAGCCTAAGCAATCCCACAACTTGTGCAAGAGGCTGCGGCGGGCAGGATATTGGGTAAATTCCGTTGGTTACCCTACTGTGCCCAAGGGAACGGGTCGAGTACGGTTGATGATCCACGCAGACAATACCcgagaggagatggatggggtaATCCAGTTAATCATGAAATGGGCTACTGAGCAATATCAGCCAGTGGAGTCGGTTCAAATCATGGCGAAAATGTGA